TTCCCcaaaaggggtgcgaagcattaGCCTCTGTCTTTGATGCGATAATGGAGATTGAACGTTTTGGAGGAGACGAACGACACTGTTGTCTTTAGGTTTTGTTTTGattgttttttattttgttgtttttattttttattttttatgggtACACCGTTTGGTGGCCCTTTTGCTGGTGGACAGCTAGTTTACTTTCTTGGCTTTGTAACTGTTCGTTTTTGCATTTATTAATTGCATTAgttaattatttcaaaaaaagCACTTTTTACcttttaagaaaatatattttttcgaCTAAGAATTTTGGAATTGGGTTAActgttaaataaatttaatcattaatttttaATCCAATCAATTTCACTATGAATTtagtttcaattaaataaattattaaaattatcataataatttaaaaaataaaaattataaaattgatttAACCATTGGCTCAACAAAGtcaattattttttttcttttgctctATATTTATGTATTGTCGGTATATATTAAACAGTCTTTATTCTAATTAGTCAGTTCGATTTTAACAACTTTGTTTACAACAATGTCTAAatccaaaaatttaaatatattttagaaaaaattataaaaaattagaaatttcacACAATAAAATAACAATATAAAGTAGGAAAATGATAAGGAAAGGAAATCGAAGGTTAAACCGAGGCAAGGCCCAAAAGGCAAGAAGTAAAACAAAACGGAGTGGGTTAGTGAAGGAAACGGCGGGTACAACTAACGCTCCAGCCTTTTGGTTTTCTATTTAAAAGCTTTGCTACCTTTTATGCTTGTCTTTCACTTCCCAACTTCATAGCTTTTTTTTTCTTCGCCACTCCCCATTTCACCTCTCCCACCACCAAACCCCAAacaactctctctctctctctctctctctctctctctttctctctataAGGCAATTTCTGGGACTATCCGctttgttttctttattattattattatatttttattctaGAATTTTATATTCTATTTAAATTCTTCACTTTCACGCTATAAATCCGCTCTCCGTTTCACTCCCTTTCCCCTTCCTCTCTCTTTTCTCTTTGCCACAGATTCCTTCGCTGATACCGGTAAGCTTTCCCACTTCCGATTTCCACAAAAACGTTGTCGTTTTCTTCTCTAGTCTTTTTTTTTTGCTCTGAATTTCATGCTCTGTGGAAACTCGAGACCTGGAAAACGATGTTGTTTGACTGGTTTTTTTGGCGAGTTTTGATAATCGTATTTAAAAGAAGATGATAAGATGTCGGTGCCATGACGTTATTCTCGTTTCTCTTGAGTTGAAACTCGAGTCAGTACTGAGTTTGTCTGAGCTCAAATTTTTCGCTGCTTAACTTTGAGATCTTAGTGATatattttgttgttgttgttctgAATCAAAAGGAAAATGATCCGAGTTGAAGCGAGTCATTATTGCGATTTTGCTTTGAGAATTTTAAAACATATTCTGCTCTTTTTTTTCTACTTTGATTTCAAAACTTCGTCTCCTCGAACCCGAATCATCTCTTATTTTGAATCCAAACAGAGTTGTTTTGAGTCTGATCCGAGTCAAAGCGCGTCACAACTCGATTTAGTGTCgacttcatcttcttcttctttttaaaatTATACCTTCATATTTATTCTAAATTCGGATATTTtgcaaaatgaaaaagaaaacctCATCATTTCATTTGGATCATATTGCTGATTAGTTTGATAATTACTATGCGCAGATTAAGGTTTGGTGACTAAGTGAGGAAGGAAAATGAACACGCAACTTTTGGAGATTGAGCCAAAGGAACTTAAATTCGAATGTGAGTACATAATTACTTGATTGCCCCTTCTGTTTTTGCTGCGTAaagtatttttataataaattagaTAAAGTAACTTTTCATTCTTTAATCTTTTCTATTATAAGAAAATATTATCTATTATTTAGAATTATTTTCTTTGTTTGGTCACTAAATACGCGGATGAAACAAGGAGTTGTTTAAACCTGTTTGTTTTAACGCTTCTTtttctgaaaaataaaatattaaaatatggtAGTAAGCAAAATTCGTGCTTATTCTTTGAATCTAGCATATTAGATCTGaatattaatgattttaatatttttccgCCCTCATTCTGCAACCTTATTGTGAAAAAGATGCTAAAAAGAATTAAGGCTTCATTTCTTTTTTGTAGcatttatgtttatttttgtGGGTTTGTGGTGAAAAAACTGGAGGGGTTAATATATTCATAATTTCTTTATCTccgatatttatttatttctgatttaaatttattttttgtttgttaGTTATATTGAAGAAGCAAAGCTCCTGCTCGATTACGCTTACAAATAAAACTAACCAATATGTTGCTTTCAAGGTCTGAGCTCTtatcctttaaaaaaaaattgaaatttgaaaggTTTATTTCGTGGGATAGAATATTTTAGAATGCTGGATTCCAATGTAATTGAAGCAATGATATCTGTACAGGTTAAAACTACATCTCCGAAGAAATACTGTGTACGGCCTAATGTTGgcatcattatgccaaaatcagcTTGTGGTTTTACAGGTAAGGAGTTTCTGTActtaatttattttatgattcATGCTATGTGCACGTAACAAATGAATGTGAAAGCTTAAGTGGCTTTTAATCTAATAATGGCTCACGACTAATGATATAAGTATATTAAGATCAAGTTATCATTACAAGTTATGGGGTCACTTGGCTGAGGGACCCTAGATGTTTTCAATTATTTTGCCGTCTGAGAAAGGCAAAGATTGGGATTTGATAAGGGTTTACTTTTTCAGCTTTTCATGTGCTTTAAATGCCTGGGCATTTCGTCTGTATCAGCCAGTTGCTTTTCAGTTTGATAATTCATGATTAATTTGCTGAGATTGCAAATCCTGTGAGGCAACAAAAAGTAAAGAATATTAAACACTTTTGACGAATGATAATCTGATAATCTTCACCTTTAGGACAATCTGCCATTTGATGTCCCACGATGCTACTTACATATAAAATACGATCCTGAATTTCTCATATGATGTTCTTTGTCAAATTTCTACCCTGTCCTATACTATATATATTCTCACCATTGTTCTTTTTTCGTTTAGTTACCATGCAAGCTCAGAGGGAAGCCCCTCCTGATATGATATGTAGAGATAAGTTCTTAATCCAAAGCACAGTTGTCCCAGTAGGAACAACTGATGAAGACATTACATCTGCCACAGTAAGTGATTTTCTGCCCTCCTTGTGCTTTATTTGATAATATTAATTAGTCAGTGGCTTTCGCTCATTGTGTGCTTGACAGTTTGTCAAGGACAGTGGAAGACATATTGAAGAGAACAAGCTTAAGGTTGCCCTTGTCAGCCCTTCTGATTCGCCAGTGCTATCACCAATTAATGGGACAATGAATCAGGGAATGGATTATGATAGAGTTGAGACTTTTGCAACACTTCCAACGGTTAGATCAACGTCATCTATTTTTGTAGCCCTTAAAATTCGATTTACTTCAACTCTTAACTTATATGATTAGTATTCTTTATAATCTGAAAGGAATTTTTTGTTTGAATATGAGATTTAAAAACAAACTTCAAGTATATTAATGAAGCTTATACATTTAAGCTCTGTGTCAGGTTGTGACGATTGAGGAATCAAAGATGAGAAATACTGAGGATTTGAAGCCAACAAAGGATGCAGAGTGGAATTCAAGGAAAGATATGTTATATGAGGAGAAATTAAAACCAAAGAAGGATGCAGAGCTGAAGCCCATGAATGATATATTTGGTgacaatttaaatataataaaagacACTGAACTGAAGCCAAAGACGGATGCAGAGCTGAAGCCAATGAATGATATTTTTGGTgacaatttaaatataataaaagacACTGAACTGAAGCCAAAGAATAATTCTTTCAATAGCAAGGAGTTAAAGCCGGTGAAAGATGAGGAATCAAAGCCAATGGAGGATATTCTAGAGACCGAGGAATTGAAGCCTGTGAAGGATTACAAGGTGAAAACATTGAAGACTGATGAGGATCTTAAGTTTGCCAAAGATATGGAGGAAATGAAATCAAAATTAAGTGACCTTGAATCAAAGCTAGGCAAGGTAAGTTAACAAGGCTTGATAATGACGGTTAAAAAAAGGTCATGTTATGTTTTGCTGTCATTTAATTCGAATCCGTTTTCAATAACACTAGTAGTCATTTCCGTTTCAGGCTGAAGCAACCATTTCAAAACTGACAGAGGAGAGGAGGTTAACGGTTCAAGAGAGGAAGACCTTACAAGAGGAACTGGTAAGTTATTCTCCTGTGCATTCATCTTCTCGTAGATTCTTGTTATATATATCTGAGATCAAGTGTTCAATCTCATAAAGTCAATAAATGTGATGCCACTTTTGCGGGTGATTTTCTAGGCTTTTTAGCTTTTGACCTGTTAATGATGAATGGTCAGAATGTGTGTCCTCAGACGTCTTCTTTTTTCTCACAGTCTTAGAGTAGGCCAGTTATTGTTTTTGACCATCTAATAATCCTTCTACCTTTTACCTCTTAGGTAAATCCATTTTTAGAGGGGCTATTTCTTTACCAAAACAATGTTTTGAGTTTAGATgaaagatgtttaaaaatatttacagtaaAAGTCCGTATCTATGCAGGCGCTGTTGAGGAAAAAGAGTGATGTAAGAAGAGTTCAAGTTGGATTTCCTCTCCTATTTGTGTGTATGGTAGCAATTGTAAGTATGTTTATGGGGTACCAAATGCAGCAGTGACAAAACTATACTTCATGTGATGGCGTGATCCCGCAACAATAATGCAGTGGGTTTGTTAATAGTTAGGAGAAGATTGTAGTTATTTTTCTCAACATAGCAAGTGTGCACATTATTTTATAGGGATGGTAATATAAAGCAAAAAAATTGTTTTGTGAACGTTTGTGGTTAGCTGGTTGGCGAAAAGGAAAAAGAACATATGAGGTAACCCATAGATTAGAAGTTTatgcatataaatattattttcatttaaactTTTACAACCAAAATGCCCTCAGATAATTTAATTTACTGAaccgtttttttttttaaaacaaaggaAGCCTTTCTtagaaaataagagaaaatgattaTATGATTTTAAATGTTGAATGAACAaaaacatgtgtatatatatatatataaatagttagGTTTTCGATCTATTTTGTATACTATCCCTAAAACATATCCTTTATTAGAGTTAAAACTGATCATATTTATTATCATAAAGGAAAAGTAATTAATTATTTGATTTGAACAATGAACATGTGAAAtatcatatatatgtatgatatgcagcttttcaaaaattaaaattaatgcgCATTATTCCATTTTCTAGAAATGAACTGAATATCACATATATAATCAAATCAATTTCGCGATCATTAGTtttcaaattctaaaaatattatttttacatattatgaGAGGTAACAAGctagttaaaaataaaataaaatcctctATTTTTAACTTATGAATAAAAATAACGATCagaattcaataaaaataaaaactaatcaCACTGATATAAACACAAAATAAATACTCGTATACGTACAAAATAGAATGGCAAACCTACCCCTAAGCTTCACTCAGATCATAAATATTCTTAAATGTCAAATGGAAAGATAGCATCAGGTGCGAAGGTAGTTTCGGGGAGAATAAACAAGAACCTCTTGAGGAAACTTGAAAACCAACAAAATATAGCCTATACATGAAACATACATTCCAGAGGCAACTACAAAGCATACCGCACTGGCTTCTCGCCAGAAGCATGTTTTTTGCAACCGACTGCATTGTTATATTACATGTACATTTTTGTAGAGATCTTGTTCAACCACCTCATTGCCATTGAGGCAGATTAGGTTCACTCCTTTCTGTTGGGGAGCCAGGAACGAAGGGCACAAAACCCCGGCCACCAAACATAGGGCGCATGAAGGCATTATCAAACTTTCGCCAATAGTAATGAACAGTGTGTGCTGGAGTTGTAAGAAGTGCACGAATGCTGTTTGGTCGATGAACTCCAATTAAACTATCATCAAAAGAGTCCTGGCCGCTTCCGAGAAATGGTGCCTCCATTGATTTTGGAGTAGATTGGTCTGAGAGCATGCTGGCTGTTGGTTTGGGATGAGGCAGCAAGAACCTTATTAGAGGTTTAGTCATTAAACCAAAAACCTGAGCACAACCACAAGAAGTATAAGAGATTTAGTAACACTCCCAAGAAACTGTTATGATTACAACATAAGAGAACAGAGACTCGCAAAGAGATGCAAAAACAAACTGTTTTTACTCGAAAACACAACACAAAAGCATAAATATGTCAAAACTTTTATATAACACAATCATTAACTTACtacattttataaaaatatataacatcTTAAAGATGATGCCGACATAGTAAATAACACAAATCGTCAGGTCCACAAAAACTAGGATCTACATCTTAACAATAACCATTCTCATACAATTAGAACTTTCTATGAATCAACAGCTTATGCGACAAAAGCTCAAATAACCAATGATACTTGAAGCATTAATGCTGAAGCAAAGGCTTCAACATCTCAAAaagtaaattaaagaaaagaaaaataaggatAAAATGCTAAACATTTGAAAGAAACCATCAAATCTATGCACAGCTAAAATTGAAGGCAGGAGACATCTTACCACAGTGCTGAATAGAACAATGGTTATGGTGCTTGTAATCATAATTGCATTTCCTCGCAACTGAGTATGGCCCCCCCTTGTAAACTGCATTTATGCATTACGTGAAAGTATATCAGATGATATCAGTTTGAACTTATTTTCAAACATGCATATATTTGAATTTCTTTATGATCTTCTAGCCAACTTAAATAAGCCTGAATGTATTGACTTGTAATAAAAAAAAATGCTTActtatttcaaacatgcatatATTTCTATTTCCTCATAATTTTCTGGCCAACATTAACACATCAAAGCTCTagatctataataataataagcttCCCTTATAACTGAAATAACAGTAAGCCTTTACCTGATTATATGCAAGTGCCATAGATACAGCGCCTCTCATGAGCCCAGCCCACCATATTATAATCTAAATAAAGAAATACAGAGAGAAGTAATGTCAAATATCATCAATTGATTTGAAAGCAAAAAGTTAAACACCAAGAACACGTACTTGTTCCCTGAAGCTGATTTTCTCACTAGTTGATTTCTTTGCCAAGTTGGATAAAAATGACAGGGGAAACACAAAAGCCGCTCTTCCAACCATAACAAGACCCATCAGCACAGCACTAACAGCAACTGACGTTCCAGGGCTACAAAATGGAGATCAAACACAATGAAAAACACCAGCTCATCGGTAAATGGAAGTTATCTTGTACAAGTTGCATCGAAGAAAAGGGAAATGGAAGAGAAAATCTAAACTATATATTTATCAGATAGTCAAGACACATATGACTCATTAATTTACAATTTACCAAAATCATGTCAAAGAGTACTTCCTTGCAGGTACAGGTGCAAAGACCATACCTATCACTGACAAATCTCCACTTCTCCATGTCCAAAGCATCCATCCCGACATAAAGAAAGAGAAAAGTCTCAGCAACAAATGACAAGGTAGCAAAGGCATGCCTGAGTATAAACAAAAGAACTGAATCAATTGAGGCACATAAAGAGTTAAAATAGGGAATTTTTTTCCTCCTAATATCAATGATGCATGACCTCTATTGCCCTAAAATAACACTGGAAGAAACATACTTTGTAGTTACTCTTGAACTCTCAGTAACATTGTGCCAGGTATAATGTGACATCACAATCCCACAAAAGAATACTGTAAGAATGCCACTCAAATAGAACAGCTGCAAGCGAGGCAACATTAGAGTTATGTAGTATGCAAATAACCATCAAATTTAGAAAGTTGTATCAGAAAAAAGGAGGGGCTGGAAGAAACTGCCATATTCTTGCTAACAAGAGTCTTACTTCAGCCATGATATACGAAAGGTATGCCATAAGCATCATAAGAGCAAATTCACGATCTGTTGAGTGCCTGAATCATATTAAAATCAAGTAGATTCAATAATTAGTTCAGaacttcaaaaataataaaattatgttcAGTTAAGGTCCTCGGTtaagtaaaattttcaaaatgacaAATGACACTACTTTTGTGTAACCCTTCATAGCGTGGCACAGGAAGAGATTCTTTTATAAGTATTTCAAGGTTGTTTAATGTATAGACGACAATTATGGAAAAGCGAGTTGATATGAAAACCCAGAAAGCATTGAAAATACCTTCCAAAGTACAACTTTTTGATGATGTAAGCACTAACCAACCCAacctgaaatgaaaagaaaaatatcACACCTTGGTGGAAGCACAGTGTTCACAGAATGAATCAGGTTTGTACGAAAAGACACTTACAATCACTCCCAGCATAGTGCTTgctaaaaataaatacaaaaagcTGCCAATAAACTCCAGAAGAATTCTAGGACTGGTATTAACGAGGTCAAAACTCTGGATTGCATTGAAAAGCACCACAGATGTTGCATCATTTACAACACCCTCTCCAAAAACCAAACTGTAGAGTAATGGAGTCTCATCCTGATTAAGCACCTGCATCATCAGGAACAGTTCCATTTTAGCAAGTTGGTATACTAGTTGTTCCCGTTTAGAAAAAAGATACTATAATTTCAATTTATGCATACCTGCAGTGTGCAAACAGAATCTGTCGCAGCAAATATTGCACCAATTGCTGAAAGTCAAAGGAAACAATAGTAAGACACCAAAACATTCACAAAGTCATTTTGGAAAATAAGGGAAAAATAAGGGCTAATACCTAGAAAGTCTCCAATGTCTAAGGAGCCAATGTCCATTTCCTTGAAGAAGTTAATTACACCTGTTACAACCGGAAAAATTAGTCTTGGCAATACAAAGACATACATCAACAAATTAAGCCGACACCTAACACTGCCAAtggtaagaaaataaaatacaatgcaTCTGCACTACTGTATATTGTCTCCATAAGGTCGTTGGAAATACCTAAAGAGATAATTGTACAAGATATTAGTGTACCAACAGCCCCAAAAAGCATGATGGTGATAAAGTTACGGAAAAATTGCTTCTTTTTCACCTGAAACCTGGCAGAGAAAGCAGAGATCAGAAAGGCTTTAGGAAAGCAAAATATTAACTAAATGCAGCCAT
This is a stretch of genomic DNA from Gossypium arboreum isolate Shixiya-1 chromosome 11, ASM2569848v2, whole genome shotgun sequence. It encodes these proteins:
- the LOC108473516 gene encoding sodium/hydrogen exchanger 2-like codes for the protein MVAPQLAAVFTKLQTLSTSDHASVVSMNIFVALLCACIVIGHLLEENRWMNESITALIIGVFTGVIILLTSGGKSSHLLVFSEDLFFIYLLPPIIFNAGFQVKKKQFFRNFITIMLFGAVGTLISCTIISLGVINFFKEMDIGSLDIGDFLAIGAIFAATDSVCTLQVLNQDETPLLYSLVFGEGVVNDATSVVLFNAIQSFDLVNTSPRILLEFIGSFLYLFLASTMLGVIVGLVSAYIIKKLYFGRHSTDREFALMMLMAYLSYIMAELFYLSGILTVFFCGIVMSHYTWHNVTESSRVTTKHAFATLSFVAETFLFLYVGMDALDMEKWRFVSDSPGTSVAVSAVLMGLVMVGRAAFVFPLSFLSNLAKKSTSEKISFREQIIIWWAGLMRGAVSMALAYNQFTRGGHTQLRGNAIMITSTITIVLFSTVVFGLMTKPLIRFLLPHPKPTASMLSDQSTPKSMEAPFLGSGQDSFDDSLIGVHRPNSIRALLTTPAHTVHYYWRKFDNAFMRPMFGGRGFVPFVPGSPTERSEPNLPQWQ
- the LOC108473517 gene encoding vesicle-associated protein 2-2-like, which encodes MNTQLLEIEPKELKFEFILKKQSSCSITLTNKTNQYVAFKVKTTSPKKYCVRPNVGIIMPKSACGFTVTMQAQREAPPDMICRDKFLIQSTVVPVGTTDEDITSATFVKDSGRHIEENKLKVALVSPSDSPVLSPINGTMNQGMDYDRVETFATLPTVVTIEESKMRNTEDLKPTKDAEWNSRKDMLYEEKLKPKKDAELKPMNDIFGDNLNIIKDTELKPKTDAELKPMNDIFGDNLNIIKDTELKPKNNSFNSKELKPVKDEESKPMEDILETEELKPVKDYKVKTLKTDEDLKFAKDMEEMKSKLSDLESKLGKAEATISKLTEERRLTVQERKTLQEELALLRKKSDVRRVQVGFPLLFVCMVAIVSMFMGYQMQQ